One stretch of Armigeres subalbatus isolate Guangzhou_Male chromosome 2, GZ_Asu_2, whole genome shotgun sequence DNA includes these proteins:
- the LOC134218472 gene encoding uncharacterized protein LOC134218472 — translation MVSLKILTVLTIIVLSEAGIVRVHKTTRITPVGNSVRVVKHVRVGTYPAPVVPPTHYGPLPCPPPSPPLLPYPPALPPTTHLPLPPPPPPTTPSPPPPPPPPPSPPSTPPPPPPPPTTLPQDAYGLPDSNLYQTQTTFGGGGAQQQAVVYPSGPVGNNNGPSFNPSFATQQIELQNSNPYVNGPVNVINSAGAVAVQQLPFVNQLTPPSLLDSLVPVPYPVSSVSIYQELGQDGSWQSVAGPDGSWQPQPGQDGNWQPQPGQDGSWQPDQPGQDGSWQPDPPGQDGSWQPDQPVQGQDGSWQPDQPGQGQNGSWQPDQPGQGQNGSWQPDQPGQGQNGSWQPDQPGQGQDGSWNPEPGQNGSWQPDQPEQPGQGGSWQPNPGTGGQPHAVYGVPF, via the exons ATG GTATCTCTGAAGATACTAACAGTTTTGACGATAATCGTCTTATCCGAAGCAGGCATCGTGAGGGTTCACAAAACTACAAGAATAACACCAGTAGGAAACTCCGTGCGCGTTGTTAAACATGTTAGAGTAGGAACCTATCCTGCACCGGTAGTTCCTCCTACCCATTATGGACCTCTTCCATGTCCGCCGCCTTCACCACCATTGCTTCCATATCCACCAGCGTTGCCTCCTACTACACACTTGCCTCTtccaccaccaccacctcctACCACGCCTTCACCACCACCTCCACCGCCACCCCCACCATCGCCACCTTCAACGCCACCTCCTCCACCACCGCCACCAACAACCCTGCCACAAGACGCATATGGCCTCCCGGACTCCAACCTCTACCAAACGCAAACCACTTTTGGAGGTGGTGGTGCCCAACAGCAAGCGGTCGTTTACCCATCCGGCCCCGTCGGCAACAACAACGGACCATCGTTCAATCCTTCGTTTGCCACGCAACAGATTGAACTACAAAACAGTAACCCCTATGTTAACGGACCGGTCAACGTGATCAACTCCGCCGGAGCCGTTGCCGTTCAACAATTACCTTTTGTGAACCAGCTCACCCCGCCCTCGTTACTTGACTCGCTGGTCCCTGTTCCCTATCCGGTATCTTCTGTTTCCATCTATCAAGAATTAGGTCAAGACGGTAGCTGGCAATCAGTTGCCGGTCCGGATGGTAGCTGGCAACCACAACCAGGACAGGACGGTAACTGGCAGCCACAACCAGGACAGGATGGCAGTTGGCAACCCGATCAGCCAGGTCAGGACGGTAGTTGGCAACCGGACCCACCGGGTCAAGATGGTAGCTGGCAACCCGACCAACCAGTCCAGGGTCAGGACGGCAGCTGGCAACCAGACCAGCCAGGTCAGGGTCAGAACGGAAGTTGGCAACCAGACCAGCCAGGTCAGGGTCAGAACGGAAGTTGGCAACCAGACCAGCCAGGTCAGGGTCAGAACGGAAGTTGGCAACCAGACCAGCCAGGTCAAGGTCAGGACGGAAGCTGGAACCCGGAACCGGGACAAAATGGAAGCTGGCAGCCTGACCAACCAGAGCAACCAGGACAGGGCGGCAGCTGGCAACCAAACCCGGGCACTGGAGGGCAGCCGCATGCAGTGTATGGGGTCCCGTTTTAG